The window tgtgcattttggagcttcaaaatgttggtactcattgatttgcattgtgaggacctacagagctgaaatactcttctaaaaatcatcttttgtgttcagcatttacatctgggatggtatgaggttgaataaatgatgagagaattttcatttttgggtgaactgtccctttaagtacaGTGTCGAGACGCAATCTGTTCTCGATTCAGTCTGATTGGTGAACTGATTTAGCCTGTTCACTGAAAAGAATCGGTTCTCAAGAATGATTCGTTTGCGAGCCGGACGTTTATGCTCATAATAATTATAAGCACCGTCTAAATCAAATGAGTAAATATATTATCAGTTTTTACATCTgttgtgtactttttttttttcttttttttttttaatcgtcaGCCATTGATCACATGACCGTAATGTGAGTCACGTGATTTTGAAAACAGGAATTGCTTGGAAAATGGCAGCATTCTTGCAGTGGAGGCGATTTGTGTTTTTCGATAAAGAAACGGTCAAAGATCCGAGTGAAAATGGGAAGAATTTCCAACTGCCTATAGGTATATCGGCCTGTGATTCAGGCCGAGGACATATTGTGCTTGGAGATATCCTTATAATGCTGAAGTCATGCTTGTCGCGAGCCAGCAATGACGACACTGTCATACAACAGTAATACCAACAGACTACAGTgtatttcataattatagtcgtatgcaattttaaaatatttttttaaaattttaaatatttttttatggacTGTAGCAAGTCGGTTCAGTATCATTGGTAATTGCAGCTGTCACACGTATGTGCAATCTTGCATTTATCCCAAAATCTCACACCCAGCCCCATTTACCTGATATCTTTTGTCATATGTTTACGCTTAACTCAACGAATCCACATTTGGATGGACAGATCTGGTTTTTGAGCCGCTCCCTGCAGATTTCTAGCTTTCAAGCTTATAAGATGCGTGTGGCACACCTGTATCAGTTGAAACAGCACAACATCCTGGTGTCAGTGGGGCAAGATGAGCCGGGCATCAATCCTCTGGTAAGAATGAGATCAGAAGTCTACTGAAGCAGAATGTGAATGCAgttactaaagaaaaaaaaaaagtgttgtttaAAGAGTTtgggtgtgtgtttatgtgttcacAGGTTAAAGTATGGAACCTTGATAAGAGGGACAGCGGCAGTCCTCTGTGTACCAGGATATTCCCTGCCATACCTGGAAACAAACCCACTGAAGTGTCTTGTCTTAGTGTACATGAAAACCTCAATTTCATGGCTATTGGTaggagtttgtttgtttgtatacaAATATCCAGTTACATTTGATTGGATAGTGTTAGACTGGTTTCTTCTGTGTCATTTACAAGAAAGTGTAACTTGGTAATAATAGCTTGGTCATTATGTGAGTCATTTCAGTATATACAATGTCTGCAACAAATGCTCAGGTTTTACAGATGGCAGTGTTGTGCTGACAAAGGGTGACATCACCAGAGACAGACACAGCAAAACTATCAGCCTCCATGAGGGCAACTGTCCAATCACAGGGCTGGCTTTCCGGCAGGCTGGCAAAGTCATACACCTATTTGTTGCTATGTTGGAAAAAGTACAGGTACTCACTAGTACCCCCTGAATCTATTTTCCCTACATTTGTGAATGCAGATATTTGAAATCCAAATTAAAATGGTACAGAATTGACAGCAGGGCTCATTCATAACTCTGTGTGTGTTGACAGTGTTACACGTTGTCCGTGAAAGAGTACCCTCGTATAGAATTGGACACACATGGCTGCCCTCTCCGCTGCTCGGCACTCACAGACCCCTCACAAGACTCACAGTTCATAGTGGCTGGAGATGACTGTGTGTATTTGTATCAGCCGGATGAGAGAGGACCCTGCTTTGCTTTCGATGGGCACAAGCTTCTGGCTCAGTGGCACAGAGGATACCTACTGCTGCTAACACACAATAACAAGTCACCTAGCAAGTAGGACTCATTTATATTGCAGGGAATATCTATCTCTTATTTgctttataggaatagttcaccaaaaaatgacaattccgGAAtcaagatttttggaagaatatttcagctctgttggtccatacagtgctagtgaatggtgaccaaaactttgaagctccaaaaagcacataaaggcagcataaatgtaatccatatgactccaatggtttaattcatgccttctgaagcgatccaatcagtttttggCGAGAAcagcaaaatgtaactcctttttcactgtacatcttgccgttgcagtctctagacatgatcatgatattaagctcgattacacatactagtgcttgatgcatgtacAGAGCACTAGTTGGTGCTTGCAAGTTTaatggagcttgaaatcatgatcgccaaggagactgctgctgtcaagattaatagtgaaaaggagttacattttggtctgttctcacccaaaacagattggattgcttcggaagacatggatttaaccactggagccgtatggattacttttatgctgccttcatatgctttttggagcttcaaagttctggtcaccattcacttgcattgagtggaccaacagagctgaaatattcttctaaaaatcttcgtttgtgttctgcagaacatctgggatggcatgaggatgagtaaatgatgagagaattttcagttttgggtgaaccattcctttgaAATGTAGTTGTTATGTATCCTATTTTTTAACATCCTGAAATTTGTACAGATCTGATTATGGTAGCAGAGAGACATCCCCTACAGAAAAGCACATCCTTACAATTTACGACCTGGACAACAAGTTTATAGCATATAGTGCCACATTCGATGATGTTGTTGACGTTCTGGCAGAGTGGGGGTCTTTCTATGTCCTAACGAGAGACAGAACTGTGTATATGCTGCAAGAAAAGGACACACAGACCAAGTTAGAGGTTAGCACAGTAATTCTAAAACTGAAATTTTGTTTAAACTGTTATTAAATAGTATTGTgctttataattaatatttattgttaaagtgtagatttatttttgtgttgcATAGATGCTTTTTAAGAAGAACCTATTTGTGATGGCCATTAACTTGGCTAAGAGTCAACACTTGGATAATGATGGTCTGTCGGAGATATTCAGACAGTATGGAGACCATCTCTACCACAAAGGAGATCACGATGGAGCTATACAACAGTATATCCGGTTGGTGTTCAGTTCAGATTTTAGAGAACTGTTAAACTTTACGAATTTATGATTATTCATGGTCTGCTTTCTTTCTCAGCACCATTGGGAAGCTTGAGCCATCGTATGTAATCCGAAAGTTTTTGGATGCACAGAGGATACATAACTTGACAGCGTACTTACAGGCTCTCCATAGGCAGTCCCTGGCGAATGCTGACCACACTACTCTGCTGCTTAACTGCTACACCAAACTGAAGGACAGCTCCAAACTGGAGGAGTTCATAAAGGTATATAACAGGGGATTTAATTTATCTAAATCCATATATAGAATCATTTCAACTATAATTAGAATCCATATACTGTCTTAATCTATAAAGTGTCTTAATCAACAATTAAAGGAAAacgtcacccaaaaatgagttttttctgcagaacaacacaaataatttttagaagaatatctcagctctgtaggtccatacaatgcaagtgaatggtgaccaccaaaactttgaagataaAAAACgtacagaaaggcagcataaaagttatcaatGAGACTCTGGTggattaatcaatgtcttttgaaaCATTCCATTTGGTGTTGGGTAAGAACAGAGAACAATGTAtctactttttactataaatgatttcatgatttcatgatttcaagctttcaagctttcaagctcaattacacttcctagtgcttgacagtGCGCtaagcgctagatggcgctaacTATTTTAATCGAGCTTgagatcatgatcgccaaggagactgctgatgtcaagatgtacagtgaaaaaggagttatattttggtctgttctcactcaaaatcaattggatcacttcagaagacatgggttaaaccactggagttgtatggattacttttacactgcctttatgtgctatttggagcttcaaaattgtgttcaccattcacttgcattgtatggacctatagagctgagattttcttttaaagacttcatttgtgttctgctgaagaaagaaattcatacagatctgtgatggaatgagggtgagtaaatgatgagtgagttttcatttttgggtgaactaacactttaaagcaaaaattgtttttttaaaattcagTGTTACTTTTACCATAACACCAAGGCTCATACTTTTAACTCATGATCTGCATCTCTCCTATGATTGTAGTGCAAAGAAGGTGAGGTGCATTTTGATGTCGAGATTGCCATCAAGGTGTTGCGCCAGGCTGGTTATCACAGTCATGCCGTGTTTCTGGCAGAGAGACACATGCATCATGAATGGTATCTGAAGATCCAGCTTGAGGATTTGAAGGTGAACTTGGATGAGCAGTGAGGAAGTGTGACAATATATTGTCCATATAGTGTTTAATTTTGTCTTCTGCTATGTTCattataaatctattttaaatagGCCTATACTTTATACTTTCAGAATTATCAGGAGGCTTTGCGCTACATAGGAAGGTTGCCATTTGAGCAGGCAGAGAGTAATATGAAGCGTTATGGTAAAACTCTGATGCACCACGTGCCTGAGAGCACCACCATCCTCCTAAAGCGCCTTTGCACAGACTACCACCCCAGCAAAGACTCAACCGACAGGGACAGTCTGGACAGGACTGCAGGGAACAAGGTAACTTAAATAGAATCACTTTTGTAACATCGTATAACGTGACATTCTGAAGAACATAGTGAGTTTTGGCGTTGCTCCTGAGGCAGTGGATGAATTTAaactagggatgtcctgatactgaTGTCGGTATCAGGTCTGATATcgcactcatgtacttgtactcgtgcttgtaaaaatgctctgataccaaataCTGATGACGTAtttcattacgtaaacattcagcgtacaaattaaaatcacattatgtactattgagattatttaacagcacaggctgcaatttaatgaaataaatatatagtttgcatgtgctgcgcacttcaaatgtgagcgcttgtgaatgtgttgAGCCAGTGTTATgttgacataaagacacaaagtgctcaaaccttttagagctccttggctcatacacagaaaacaccaCTGTGAGCATCGCACACTCTGTTTTTagtagatgacagtgagcagagcatTATTTCACTATGTAGcacaaggcacatacagactacatatttatttagcagccttttgcagtttaataatcactttgagtcacgtagcgtcTTGCTTTTCCGTAATTGAGAAGCTTCCGTCATAACAAAGAAACactacaaaataaaagctcaatttaaattgaaaaaagTACAACAGAAATAGATCATTACTATATAGGTATGGAATAGtaactgtaatactactactactaataataaatacatagtaATTGTGTTATATCTAAGCAATATCTCAAATTTGCGATGCTCTGTTatacagcactttatttgacaaaacataactccaatgttgtatttttgaattgtgctgtgaggttctgtatacaaGTACTTCATCtgataaaaataatgccatactatgttgaaaaagtattgttatattttaatttgattaaagttgtaatgaattcatttatctAAACACCATTTtgttgataaaattgaaataaactgctgatgtgtaattcagaaaaaaataaaacgtaaTAAAACAGGTACCACACTTGGTATCGGCAAGTACCAAAAAGGAACTCGTacttgttctcaaaaaaaaaaaaaaaaaatggtatcgggacatttctaatttaaaactcttttttttggaCTTTTTCAAATGACGAAAACTCAGGCCAGTCCAGAGGAGTTCATTCCTGTCTTTGCCAATAACCCACGAGAACTGCGAGCGTTCCTGGAACATATGATAGTGGTGGATCCGTTCTCTCCTGAGGGAGTATATGACACTCTGCTAGAGCTCAGACTGCAGGACTGGGCGCATGAACAGGACCCAGAGGTTAGGTTAAaccacttaaataaataaaaaaatgtaaaaaaaataatttaattgttttaagtATTTCAATCTTTTGGCAGCCcttatagttttattttaaagtaatagTCAAAGGTATGAATGTTTTCACTTTTGtacatttatagtttatataaaaaactttaaacccacaaattttccctctctctctgtatatactgtatatatttgtatatctatAGTAAATTTGATTTATAGGTTTAAATAGGTAAAatccaaatatttaaaaatgtagttaattCTCTTGTTCGCTTGCTGTTGGgaaagcatttataaaattaatttctcTTTCTTTTACTGGCAGAAGAAGAAGGTCCTGCAGGAGGCAGCATTGTCCCTGCTGAGGAGTGACAACACTGTGTTTGACAAGGCCCTGGTCCTCTGCCAGATGCACAACTTCAAAGAAGGAGTGCTGTATCTTTATGAAAAGGGCATGCTGTGAGTGATTTTTCTCACTTTTCATCTCCATTGCCTTTAGCATTCTCCGAGTGTCAACTGTCATTCTCGCCTATTCAGAAAGCAACTGTCATTCAGTTGTCCAGCTGCATACAAACTATTTGTATTCTAGAGGAGGACAAGTGAAAAGACTGTCATTATTTAAAAGACTCCTTACATAAAGTAagaaatagttctcccaaaaatggaaattctctcatcatttactcatcccagatgtgtatgactttctttcttctgcagaacacaaataaagatttttaaattatttcagccctgtaggtcaatacaatgcacgtgaatggtggccagaactttgaagctccaaaaagcatataaaggcagcataaaagtaattcatacaactccagtggttaaattcatatcttcagaagttatgtgataggtgtgggtgataagtCCTCCTTTATTttagattctcctccctgcccaggagGTATTTCTGAAGaatatgaattgccaaaaaacaaaagaagaagaatgtgaaattaaaagtgaacatttataggtacaaaggacttaaatattgatctgtttctcaaccacacctatcatatcgcttctaaagttatggataaaaccactggagtctaatggattactttaatgctacctttatatgccttttggagcttcaaaatt of the Myxocyprinus asiaticus isolate MX2 ecotype Aquarium Trade chromosome 42, UBuf_Myxa_2, whole genome shotgun sequence genome contains:
- the LOC127432895 gene encoding vacuolar protein sorting-associated protein 11 homolog isoform X1, which translates into the protein MAAFLQWRRFVFFDKETVKDPSENGKNFQLPIGISACDSGRGHIVLGDLDGQIWFLSRSLQISSFQAYKMRVAHLYQLKQHNILVSVGQDEPGINPLVKVWNLDKRDSGSPLCTRIFPAIPGNKPTEVSCLSVHENLNFMAIGFTDGSVVLTKGDITRDRHSKTISLHEGNCPITGLAFRQAGKVIHLFVAMLEKVQCYTLSVKEYPRIELDTHGCPLRCSALTDPSQDSQFIVAGDDCVYLYQPDERGPCFAFDGHKLLAQWHRGYLLLLTHNNKSPSKSDYGSRETSPTEKHILTIYDLDNKFIAYSATFDDVVDVLAEWGSFYVLTRDRTVYMLQEKDTQTKLEMLFKKNLFVMAINLAKSQHLDNDGLSEIFRQYGDHLYHKGDHDGAIQQYIRTIGKLEPSYVIRKFLDAQRIHNLTAYLQALHRQSLANADHTTLLLNCYTKLKDSSKLEEFIKCKEGEVHFDVEIAIKVLRQAGYHSHAVFLAERHMHHEWYLKIQLEDLKNYQEALRYIGRLPFEQAESNMKRYGKTLMHHVPESTTILLKRLCTDYHPSKDSTDRDSLDRTAGNKASPEEFIPVFANNPRELRAFLEHMIVVDPFSPEGVYDTLLELRLQDWAHEQDPEKKKVLQEAALSLLRSDNTVFDKALVLCQMHNFKEGVLYLYEKGMLYQQIMHYHMQNEEYGKVVEACKCYGDKEVCLWEQALGYFARKEENCKAYISEVLQHIDKNNLMPPLLVVQTLAHNSTASLSIIKDYLISKLERETQQIEEDERKIRQYRDETAHLRAEIQELKSCAKIFQKIKCSMCNSPLELPSVHFLCGHSFHQHCLESYAESEAECPTCTPENRKVMDMLRAQDQKRDLHDHFNRQLKSSHDGFSVIADYFGRGVFNKLTLITDPPGGKSGAGNLEAEFHRDLLINTKRNA
- the LOC127432895 gene encoding vacuolar protein sorting-associated protein 11 homolog isoform X2, with amino-acid sequence MAAFLQWRRFVFFDKETVKDPSENGKNFQLPIGISACDSGRGHIVLGDLDGQIWFLSRSLQISSFQAYKMRVAHLYQLKQHNILVSVGQDEPGINPLVKVWNLDKRDSGSPLCTRIFPAIPGNKPTEVSCLSVHENLNFMAIGFTDGSVVLTKGDITRDRHSKTISLHEGNCPITGLAFRQAGKVIHLFVAMLEKVQCYTLSVKEYPRIELDTHGCPLRCSALTDPSQDSQFIVAGDDCVYLYQPDERGPCFAFDGHKLLAQWHRGYLLLLTHNNKSPSKSDYGSRETSPTEKHILTIYDLDNKFIAYSATFDDVVDVLAEWGSFYVLTRDRTVYMLQEKDTQTKLEMLFKKNLFVMAINLAKSQHLDNDGLSEIFRQYGDHLYHKGDHDGAIQQYIRTIGKLEPSYVIRKFLDAQRIHNLTAYLQALHRQSLANADHTTLLLNCYTKLKDSSKLEEFIKCKEGEVHFDVEIAIKVLRQAGYHSHAVFLAERHMHHEWYLKIQLEDLKNYQEALRYIGRLPFEQAESNMKRYGKTLMHHVPESTTILLKRLCTDYHPSKDSTDRDSLDRTAGNKASPEEFIPVFANNPRELRAFLEHMIVVDPFSPEGVYDTLLELRLQDWAHEQDPEKKVLQEAALSLLRSDNTVFDKALVLCQMHNFKEGVLYLYEKGMLYQQIMHYHMQNEEYGKVVEACKCYGDKEVCLWEQALGYFARKEENCKAYISEVLQHIDKNNLMPPLLVVQTLAHNSTASLSIIKDYLISKLERETQQIEEDERKIRQYRDETAHLRAEIQELKSCAKIFQKIKCSMCNSPLELPSVHFLCGHSFHQHCLESYAESEAECPTCTPENRKVMDMLRAQDQKRDLHDHFNRQLKSSHDGFSVIADYFGRGVFNKLTLITDPPGGKSGAGNLEAEFHRDLLINTKRNA